A DNA window from Streptomyces canus contains the following coding sequences:
- a CDS encoding HNH endonuclease — MDVQNSYSEEQLTSAVAEARNWTDLMRRLGLRTSGGQRRVLQGKVAEHGLDTSHFVKRSPWRKYPDAAIAEAAATSSSLREVAWKLGATPATGTLSHIRRRIHAADIDISHFPGINRPDLELPFTTEELRVAAAAATSVRGVARALGVPDDSRSRATLHRMMRARSISTEHFSHRRVPIPEDRLRDLVQNSTSYADVMRDLGLDVNDTNHRRVRRAAARLGLDTSHFTRRAWGRADRPAPAPTAHRVLVVLPDHAGRTNRIQLHRALTEIGVPYACETCGNTGQWLGQPITLQIDHVNGEWRDNRRENLRYLCPNCHALTETWCRQKERRPLAG, encoded by the coding sequence ATGGACGTGCAGAACTCATACAGCGAGGAACAACTCACATCAGCCGTAGCCGAGGCTCGCAACTGGACCGATCTCATGCGGAGGCTCGGACTGAGGACGAGTGGAGGACAGCGGCGGGTGCTGCAGGGGAAGGTTGCGGAGCACGGGCTCGACACCAGCCACTTCGTCAAGCGCAGCCCTTGGCGCAAGTACCCGGATGCCGCTATCGCCGAAGCTGCCGCCACGTCGTCCTCACTGCGCGAAGTGGCATGGAAGCTGGGGGCCACTCCGGCCACCGGCACCCTGTCTCACATTCGCCGCCGCATTCATGCCGCCGACATCGACATCAGCCACTTCCCGGGCATCAACCGACCCGATTTGGAACTGCCCTTCACCACTGAAGAACTCAGGGTGGCAGCAGCAGCGGCTACCAGCGTGCGCGGCGTTGCTCGCGCCCTCGGTGTACCGGACGACAGCCGGTCTCGTGCGACTCTGCACCGCATGATGCGCGCCCGGAGCATCAGCACGGAACACTTCTCACACCGACGTGTACCGATTCCCGAGGACAGACTCCGTGACCTCGTCCAGAACTCCACCAGTTACGCCGACGTGATGCGCGACCTCGGCCTGGACGTCAACGACACGAATCACCGACGGGTCCGGCGAGCGGCGGCTCGACTGGGCCTCGACACGAGCCACTTCACACGCCGGGCATGGGGGCGAGCGGACCGTCCGGCGCCTGCACCCACCGCCCACCGGGTACTCGTTGTACTCCCTGATCACGCCGGGCGAACCAACAGGATTCAGCTCCACCGTGCACTGACGGAGATCGGGGTGCCCTACGCATGTGAAACCTGCGGCAACACGGGCCAGTGGCTAGGGCAGCCGATCACCTTGCAGATCGATCACGTCAACGGCGAGTGGCGCGACAACCGTCGCGAGAATCTGCGATACCTCTGCCCCAACTGCCACGCTCTGACGGAGACGTGGTGCCGACAGAAAGAGAGAAGGCCGCTCGCGGGATAG
- the rdgB gene encoding RdgB/HAM1 family non-canonical purine NTP pyrophosphatase, whose product MTRLILATRNAGKITELHAILADAGLPFDLVGADAYPEIPDVKETGVTFAENALLKAHALAQATGLPAVADDSGLCVDVLNGAPGIFSARWSGTHGDDKANLTLLLAQLSDIADEHRGAHFACAAALALPDGTERVVEGQLKGVLRHTPTGTNGFGYDPILQPEGETRTCAELSPDEKNAISHRGKAFRALVPVVRELLG is encoded by the coding sequence ATGACCCGCCTGATCCTCGCCACCCGCAACGCCGGCAAAATCACCGAACTCCACGCGATCCTCGCCGACGCAGGTCTGCCCTTCGACCTCGTCGGCGCGGACGCGTACCCCGAGATCCCCGACGTCAAGGAAACCGGCGTCACCTTCGCGGAGAACGCGCTCCTGAAGGCCCACGCCCTGGCCCAGGCAACGGGGTTGCCCGCTGTGGCCGACGACTCGGGCCTGTGCGTCGACGTCCTCAACGGCGCCCCGGGCATCTTCTCGGCCCGCTGGTCGGGCACGCACGGAGACGACAAGGCCAACCTGACACTGCTGTTGGCCCAACTGTCGGACATCGCCGACGAACATCGCGGCGCCCACTTCGCCTGCGCGGCGGCGTTGGCGTTGCCGGACGGCACGGAGAGGGTGGTGGAGGGCCAACTCAAGGGCGTCCTGCGCCACACACCCACCGGCACGAACGGCTTCGGCTACGACCCGATCCTCCAGCCGGAGGGCGAGACCCGGACCTGCGCCGAACTGTCGCCGGACGAGAAGAACGCGATCAGCCACCGGGGGAAGGCGTTTCGGGCGCTGGTGCCGGTGGTGCGGGAACTGCTGGGCTGA
- the rph gene encoding ribonuclease PH has translation MSRIDGRTPEQLRPITIERGWSKHAEGSVLVSFGDTKVFCTATFSEGVPRWRKGSGEGWVTAEYSMLPRATNTRGDRESVRGKIGGRTHEISRLIGRSLRAVIDYKALGENTIVLDCDVLQADGGTRTAAITGAYVALADAVAWAQGKKLIKAGRQPLTGTVSAVSVGIVGGVPLLDLCYEEDVRADTDMNVVCTGDGRFVEVQGTAEAEPFARDELNSLLDLAVSGCSELAVLQSKALDTVLER, from the coding sequence ATGTCTCGAATCGACGGCCGCACCCCCGAACAACTCCGCCCGATCACCATCGAACGCGGCTGGAGCAAGCACGCCGAGGGCTCCGTCCTCGTCTCCTTCGGCGACACGAAGGTCTTCTGCACCGCCACCTTCAGTGAAGGCGTCCCCCGCTGGCGCAAGGGCAGCGGCGAGGGCTGGGTCACCGCCGAGTACTCCATGCTCCCCCGCGCCACCAACACCCGCGGCGACCGCGAGTCCGTCCGCGGCAAGATCGGCGGCCGTACACACGAGATCAGCCGCCTCATCGGCCGCTCCCTGCGCGCGGTCATCGACTACAAGGCACTCGGCGAGAACACCATCGTCCTCGACTGCGACGTCCTCCAGGCCGACGGCGGCACCCGCACGGCAGCCATCACCGGCGCCTACGTCGCTCTGGCCGACGCCGTCGCCTGGGCCCAGGGCAAGAAGCTGATCAAGGCCGGCCGCCAGCCGCTGACGGGAACCGTGAGCGCCGTCTCCGTCGGCATCGTCGGCGGAGTACCCCTCCTCGACCTCTGCTACGAGGAGGACGTGCGCGCCGACACCGACATGAACGTCGTCTGCACCGGCGACGGCCGCTTCGTCGAGGTCCAGGGCACCGCCGAGGCCGAGCCCTTCGCCCGCGACGAGCTCAACTCCCTCCTCGACCTCGCGGTGTCGGGCTGCTCGGAACTCGCTGTCCTGCAGAGCAAGGCGCTTGATACGGTCCTCGAAAGGTAA
- a CDS encoding PTS glucose/sucrose transporter subunit IIB, whose protein sequence is MATKAEKIVAGLGGIDNIEEIEGCITRLRTEVVDPGKVDEAALKAAGAHGVVKMGTAIQVVIGTDADPIAAEIEDMM, encoded by the coding sequence ATGGCCACCAAGGCAGAGAAGATCGTCGCCGGACTCGGCGGTATCGACAACATCGAAGAGATCGAAGGCTGCATCACCCGCCTCCGCACCGAGGTCGTCGACCCCGGCAAGGTCGACGAAGCCGCCCTCAAGGCCGCCGGCGCCCACGGCGTCGTCAAGATGGGCACCGCCATCCAGGTCGTCATCGGCACCGACGCCGACCCGATCGCCGCGGAGATCGAAGACATGATGTGA
- a CDS encoding PTS transporter subunit EIIC yields the protein MSTATAPSAAPAKKWGSGLFQGLQKVGRSLQLPIAVLPAAGILLRLGQPDVFGKDGLGWNKVAAVFMTAGDAVFSNLPLLFCVGIAIGFAKKSDGSTALAALVGFLVYKNVLTAFPIADAKITKGADVAATYNDPKVLGGIIMGLIAAVTWQRFHRTKLPDWLGFFNGRRLVPILMAFIGTAVGVFFGLVWEPIGEVITNFGEWMTGLGAVGAAIFGAINRALLPVGMHQFVNTVAWQEIGTFKDSSGAVWHGDLPRFFHGDPTAGQFMTGFFPIMMFALPAAALAITHTARPERRKAVGGMMMSLALTSFVTGITEPIEFSFMFIAPVLYVIHAVLTAVSMAVTWALGVHHGFSFSAGAIDYFLNWNLATKPWLIIPIGLVFAAIYYSVFRFAIIKWNLPTPGREPEEEVEDLTKA from the coding sequence ATGAGCACCGCCACCGCGCCCTCGGCGGCCCCCGCGAAGAAGTGGGGATCAGGCCTTTTCCAGGGCCTGCAGAAGGTCGGCCGCAGCCTGCAGCTGCCGATCGCCGTGCTGCCTGCGGCAGGTATCCTGCTGCGTCTCGGTCAGCCCGACGTATTCGGAAAGGACGGCCTCGGCTGGAACAAGGTCGCGGCCGTGTTCATGACCGCCGGCGACGCCGTCTTCTCCAACCTGCCGCTGCTGTTCTGCGTCGGTATCGCCATCGGCTTCGCCAAGAAGTCCGACGGCTCGACGGCGCTGGCGGCGCTGGTGGGCTTCCTCGTCTACAAGAACGTGCTGACCGCGTTCCCGATCGCCGACGCCAAGATCACCAAGGGTGCGGATGTCGCGGCCACCTACAACGACCCCAAGGTCCTCGGTGGCATCATCATGGGCCTCATAGCCGCCGTCACCTGGCAGCGCTTCCACCGCACCAAGCTCCCCGACTGGCTGGGCTTCTTCAACGGCCGCCGCCTGGTGCCGATCCTGATGGCGTTCATCGGCACCGCCGTCGGCGTCTTCTTCGGTCTGGTCTGGGAGCCCATCGGTGAGGTGATCACCAACTTCGGCGAGTGGATGACCGGTCTCGGAGCCGTCGGCGCGGCGATCTTCGGTGCCATCAACCGCGCGTTGCTCCCGGTCGGCATGCACCAGTTCGTCAACACGGTGGCCTGGCAGGAGATCGGCACCTTCAAGGACTCCTCCGGAGCCGTCTGGCACGGCGACCTGCCCCGCTTCTTCCACGGCGACCCGACCGCCGGCCAGTTCATGACCGGCTTCTTCCCGATCATGATGTTCGCGCTCCCGGCCGCCGCCCTGGCGATCACGCACACCGCCCGCCCCGAGCGTCGCAAGGCCGTCGGCGGCATGATGATGTCGCTTGCGCTGACCTCGTTCGTCACCGGCATCACCGAGCCGATCGAGTTCTCCTTCATGTTCATCGCACCCGTGCTGTACGTCATCCACGCGGTCCTGACCGCCGTGTCCATGGCCGTCACCTGGGCGCTGGGCGTGCACCACGGCTTCAGCTTCTCGGCCGGCGCGATCGACTACTTCCTCAACTGGAACCTGGCCACCAAGCCCTGGCTGATCATCCCCATCGGCCTGGTGTTCGCGGCGATCTACTACTCGGTCTTCCGCTTCGCCATCATCAAGTGGAACCTCCCCACCCCCGGCCGCGAGCCCGAGGAGGAGGTCGAGGACCTCACGAAGGCCTGA
- a CDS encoding MBL fold metallo-hydrolase, with translation MKLTVVGCSGSFPSAESACSSYLVEADGFRLLLDMGNGALGELQRHCGLYDLDAIFLSHLHADHCIDMCAYFVARYYRHDGGRCDPIPVYGPEGTEHRLTTAYADTPTASSMSEVFDFHTVKPSTFDIGPFTVHTERVAHPVEAYGIRVEHGGKSLTYSGDTGLSPALTELARDTDLFLCEAAFTHGKEDIPDLHLNGREAGETAARAGVRRLVLTHIPPWTDPQVNLADARAVFDGPVELAAPRLAYDI, from the coding sequence ATGAAGCTCACCGTCGTCGGCTGCTCGGGGTCGTTCCCGTCCGCGGAATCGGCCTGCTCGAGCTACCTCGTCGAGGCCGACGGCTTCCGGCTGCTTCTCGACATGGGCAACGGTGCCCTTGGCGAGCTGCAGCGCCACTGCGGTCTCTACGACCTCGACGCGATCTTCCTCAGCCACCTGCACGCCGACCACTGCATCGACATGTGTGCGTACTTCGTCGCACGCTACTACCGCCACGACGGCGGCCGCTGCGACCCCATCCCGGTCTACGGCCCCGAGGGCACCGAACACCGCCTCACCACGGCCTACGCCGACACCCCCACCGCCTCCTCCATGAGCGAGGTCTTCGACTTCCACACGGTCAAGCCGTCCACCTTCGACATCGGCCCGTTCACGGTCCACACGGAGCGAGTGGCGCACCCGGTGGAGGCGTACGGCATCCGCGTCGAGCACGGCGGGAAGTCCCTGACGTACTCCGGCGACACCGGTCTGAGCCCCGCCCTGACCGAACTCGCCCGCGACACCGACCTGTTCCTGTGCGAGGCCGCCTTCACGCACGGCAAGGAAGACATCCCCGACCTGCACCTCAACGGCCGCGAGGCGGGTGAGACGGCGGCCCGCGCAGGAGTCCGCCGCCTGGTCCTCACCCACATCCCCCCGTGGACCGACCCCCAGGTCAACCTCGCCGACGCACGCGCGGTCTTCGACGGCCCGGTGGAACTGGCGGCGCCGAGACTGGCGTACGACATCTAG
- a CDS encoding type II toxin-antitoxin system PemK/MazF family toxin, protein MDTSWWLALAAVVLLALVATLVDGWGRGRRPKGRADRVGRPSGRTVVRPRPAEIWWANVPYEDGPGGKDRPCLVLAVHGKRVTVAKITSKYHDERSGVIPLPPGAVGDTQGRASFLETDELRAVPVGAFRRKVGVVDPVLWDQVRHLAT, encoded by the coding sequence ATGGACACGTCCTGGTGGCTCGCGCTCGCGGCGGTGGTACTGCTCGCGCTGGTCGCCACGCTCGTGGACGGCTGGGGCCGGGGGCGCAGGCCGAAGGGGCGCGCGGACCGGGTCGGCCGTCCCTCCGGACGAACCGTGGTCCGGCCGCGGCCCGCGGAGATCTGGTGGGCGAACGTGCCGTACGAGGACGGGCCCGGGGGCAAGGACCGGCCCTGTCTGGTGCTCGCGGTGCACGGGAAGCGGGTGACCGTCGCGAAGATCACCAGCAAGTACCACGACGAGCGGTCCGGGGTGATCCCGCTGCCGCCGGGTGCCGTCGGGGACACGCAGGGGCGCGCGAGTTTCCTGGAGACCGATGAGCTGCGGGCGGTGCCGGTGGGGGCCTTCCGGCGGAAGGTGGGGGTGGTGGACCCGGTCCTCTGGGACCAGGTCCGTCACCTGGCGACGTAG
- a CDS encoding PLP-dependent cysteine synthase family protein, with protein sequence MRYDSPLAAVGNTPLVRLPRLSPSADVRIWAKLEDRNPTGSVKDRPALHMIEQAEKDGRLTPGCTILEPTSGNTGISLAMAAKLKGYRIVCVMPENTSQERRDLLAMWGAEIISSPAAGGSNTAVRVAKELSAEHPDWVMLYQYGNPDNAGAHYATTGPEILADLPSVTHFVAGLGTTGTLMGVGRYLREHRPDVKIVAAEPRYDDLVYGLRNLDEGFVPELYDASVLTTRFSVGSADAVTRTRELLQQEGIFAGVSTGAALHAAIGVGTKAVKAGESADIVFVVADGGWKYLSTGVYTAATTEEAIETLQGQLWA encoded by the coding sequence ATGCGTTACGACTCCCCGCTGGCCGCGGTGGGCAACACCCCTCTGGTGCGCCTGCCGCGGCTCTCGCCGTCCGCCGACGTCCGCATCTGGGCGAAGCTCGAGGACCGCAACCCGACCGGCTCGGTCAAGGACCGCCCGGCCCTGCACATGATCGAGCAGGCGGAGAAGGACGGCCGCCTCACGCCCGGCTGCACCATCCTCGAACCCACCTCCGGCAACACCGGCATCTCCCTCGCGATGGCCGCCAAGCTCAAGGGCTACCGGATCGTGTGCGTGATGCCCGAGAACACCTCACAGGAGCGCCGGGACCTGCTCGCCATGTGGGGCGCCGAGATCATCTCGTCCCCCGCCGCGGGCGGCTCCAACACTGCCGTACGGGTCGCCAAGGAGCTGTCCGCCGAGCACCCCGACTGGGTGATGCTCTATCAGTACGGCAACCCCGACAACGCGGGCGCCCACTACGCGACCACCGGCCCGGAGATCCTCGCCGACCTCCCCTCGGTCACCCACTTCGTCGCGGGCCTCGGCACCACCGGCACCCTGATGGGCGTCGGCCGCTACCTGCGCGAGCACAGGCCGGACGTGAAGATCGTCGCAGCCGAACCGCGCTACGACGACCTCGTCTACGGCCTGCGCAACCTCGACGAGGGCTTCGTACCCGAGCTGTACGACGCCTCCGTCCTCACCACCCGCTTCTCGGTCGGCTCCGCCGACGCGGTCACCCGCACCCGCGAGCTCCTCCAGCAGGAGGGCATCTTCGCGGGCGTCTCCACGGGCGCCGCCCTGCACGCGGCGATCGGCGTCGGCACCAAGGCCGTGAAGGCCGGCGAGAGCGCGGACATCGTCTTCGTCGTGGCCGACGGCGGCTGGAAGTACCTCTCGACGGGCGTCTACACGGCGGCCACGACGGAGGAAGCGATCGAGACCCTGCAGGGTCAGCTCTGGGCGTGA
- a CDS encoding MoaD/ThiS family protein: MAIEVRIPTILRTYTDGQKAVEGNGNTLAELFADLETRHAGVQARIVDGGELRRFVNVYLNDEDVRFLDGINTKLTDGDNVTILPAVAGGMA; the protein is encoded by the coding sequence ATGGCCATCGAGGTCCGCATCCCGACCATCCTCCGCACCTACACCGACGGCCAGAAGGCGGTGGAGGGCAACGGGAACACCCTCGCCGAGCTCTTCGCCGACCTCGAGACCCGGCATGCGGGCGTCCAGGCCCGGATCGTGGACGGCGGGGAGCTGCGCCGCTTCGTCAACGTCTACCTGAACGACGAGGACGTCCGCTTCCTCGACGGCATCAACACCAAGCTCACCGACGGCGACAACGTCACGATCCTGCCGGCCGTGGCCGGCGGCATGGCCTGA
- a CDS encoding putative leader peptide — translation MVSYDVSEKTPGSLLVARLHVDLCRLASAIC, via the coding sequence ATGGTTTCTTACGACGTGAGCGAGAAGACGCCGGGCAGCCTGCTCGTGGCGCGGCTGCACGTCGACCTGTGCAGGCTCGCCAGCGCCATCTGTTGA
- a CDS encoding M67 family metallopeptidase, producing the protein MLTITQALVDQIVAHARKDHPDEACGVVAGPAGSDRPERFIPMLNAAMSPTFYEFDSGDLLKLYREMDDRDEEPVVIYHSHTATEAYPSRTDISYANEPGAHYVLVSTADTDGLGDFQFRSYRIVDGEVTEEEVEIVAAYQV; encoded by the coding sequence ATGCTGACCATCACCCAGGCCCTCGTCGACCAGATCGTCGCGCACGCGCGCAAGGACCACCCCGACGAGGCGTGCGGAGTCGTCGCGGGGCCGGCCGGATCGGACCGGCCCGAGCGGTTCATCCCGATGCTGAACGCGGCCATGTCACCCACGTTCTACGAGTTCGACTCCGGCGACCTGCTCAAGCTCTACCGCGAGATGGACGACCGCGACGAGGAGCCGGTGGTCATCTACCACTCCCACACCGCGACCGAGGCCTACCCGTCCCGCACGGACATCTCCTACGCCAACGAACCCGGCGCCCACTACGTCCTGGTCTCGACGGCGGACACCGACGGCCTCGGCGACTTCCAGTTCCGCTCCTACCGGATCGTCGACGGCGAGGTCACCGAGGAGGAGGTGGAGATCGTCGCGGCGTACCAGGTGTAG
- a CDS encoding amino acid permease, which translates to MTSAQVDTGTGPGSEKAPKESEEGYERGLGSRQVQMIAIGGAIGVGLFLNAGANIAKAGPSLILMYAVAGVIIFFIMRALGELLLYRPVSGSFAEYSREFLGPFFGYFTGWTYWLLWVVTGMAELTAAAIYVNYWFPAIPQWTTALVFLVVLFVANLISVKLFGEIEFWFSMIKVTALIGMIVIGLGVLTFGFSAAGDTAAVSNLWAFDGFFPKGIGSSLMTLQGVMFAYLAVELVGVTAGESENPEKTLPKAINTLPWRIGLFYVGALTVILCVVKWTEFAAGVSPFVKAFAVIGIPAGAGIVNFVVLTAALSSCNSGMYSTGRMLRTLADSGEAPQAFNKLSATRTPALAITVSVLFMGIGVVLNYVVPEKAFGYVVSVATAAGIWTWLMILVSHVRYRREVVAGRLPASSFPAPGGSVGSWIAIVFLLFVTCLIAYDADSRVCLYVMAGWAAALGIGWAVLKTRNPEIADRREPEFEKTAG; encoded by the coding sequence ATGACCTCCGCTCAGGTCGACACCGGCACGGGCCCAGGCTCGGAAAAGGCCCCGAAGGAGTCGGAAGAGGGGTACGAGCGCGGACTCGGCAGCCGTCAGGTCCAGATGATCGCGATCGGCGGCGCCATCGGCGTCGGCCTCTTCCTCAACGCCGGGGCGAACATCGCCAAGGCCGGTCCGAGCCTCATCCTGATGTACGCCGTCGCCGGCGTGATCATCTTCTTCATCATGCGGGCACTCGGCGAGCTGCTGCTCTACCGCCCGGTCTCCGGTTCCTTCGCCGAGTACTCCCGCGAATTCCTCGGCCCGTTCTTCGGCTACTTCACCGGCTGGACCTACTGGCTGCTGTGGGTCGTCACCGGTATGGCGGAACTCACCGCCGCCGCGATCTACGTCAACTACTGGTTCCCGGCCATCCCCCAGTGGACGACGGCCCTGGTCTTCCTGGTCGTCCTGTTCGTCGCGAACCTGATCTCGGTGAAGCTTTTCGGCGAGATCGAGTTCTGGTTCTCGATGATCAAGGTCACCGCCCTCATCGGCATGATCGTGATCGGCCTCGGTGTCCTCACCTTCGGCTTCAGCGCGGCCGGCGACACCGCCGCGGTCTCCAACCTCTGGGCCTTCGACGGCTTCTTCCCCAAGGGCATCGGCTCGTCCCTGATGACCCTGCAAGGCGTGATGTTCGCCTACCTCGCCGTCGAACTGGTCGGGGTGACCGCCGGTGAGTCCGAGAACCCCGAGAAGACCCTCCCCAAGGCGATCAACACCCTGCCCTGGCGCATCGGTCTCTTCTACGTCGGTGCCCTCACCGTCATCCTGTGCGTCGTGAAGTGGACCGAGTTCGCGGCCGGCGTCAGCCCCTTCGTCAAGGCCTTCGCCGTGATCGGCATCCCCGCGGGCGCCGGCATCGTGAACTTCGTCGTCCTCACCGCGGCGCTGTCCTCCTGCAACTCCGGCATGTACTCCACGGGCCGCATGCTGCGCACCCTGGCCGACAGCGGCGAGGCACCGCAGGCCTTCAACAAGCTCTCCGCGACGCGGACGCCGGCCCTGGCCATCACGGTCTCCGTGCTCTTCATGGGCATCGGCGTGGTGCTGAACTACGTCGTGCCGGAGAAGGCCTTCGGATACGTCGTCTCGGTCGCGACCGCGGCGGGCATCTGGACGTGGCTGATGATCCTGGTCAGCCATGTGCGCTACCGCCGCGAGGTCGTGGCCGGCCGGCTGCCCGCCTCCTCCTTCCCGGCACCGGGCGGCTCGGTCGGCAGCTGGATCGCCATCGTGTTCCTGCTCTTCGTGACCTGCCTGATCGCGTACGACGCCGACTCCCGCGTCTGCCTGTACGTGATGGCCGGATGGGCCGCCGCGCTGGGGATCGGCTGGGCCGTACTGAAGACCCGCAACCCGGAGATCGCGGACCGGCGCGAGCCGGAGTTCGAGAAGACCGCGGGCTAG
- a CDS encoding DUF2017 domain-containing protein yields the protein MPGTFEPLPGGGAAVALDDVEISIIRSLAVQLLELIGPGPAEDAPDDPLAELFADGPSEPPSDPVLRRLFPDAYSDPEGNPQAKEAEEQRAYSSEFRRYTENDLRTGKRENALAVVRSLDALNSAGEGGAVLKLSTGESQQWLGALNDLRLAIGSRLDITDEEDTDLLYRLPDEDPRKPMVMAYLWLGGLQETLVTTLMP from the coding sequence ATGCCAGGAACCTTCGAACCGCTCCCCGGCGGCGGCGCGGCCGTCGCCCTCGACGACGTCGAGATCTCCATCATCCGGTCGCTGGCCGTCCAGCTCCTGGAACTCATCGGCCCGGGCCCCGCCGAGGACGCCCCCGACGACCCCCTCGCCGAGCTGTTCGCGGACGGCCCGAGTGAGCCGCCGTCCGACCCGGTGCTCAGGCGCCTGTTCCCGGACGCCTACAGCGACCCCGAGGGCAACCCCCAGGCCAAGGAGGCCGAGGAGCAGCGGGCGTACTCCTCGGAGTTCCGCCGCTACACCGAGAACGACCTGCGGACCGGCAAGCGCGAGAACGCCCTCGCGGTGGTCCGCTCCCTGGACGCGCTGAACTCCGCGGGCGAGGGCGGGGCGGTCCTCAAGCTGTCGACCGGTGAGTCCCAGCAGTGGCTCGGCGCCCTCAACGACCTGCGGCTCGCGATCGGCTCCCGCCTCGACATCACCGACGAGGAGGACACCGACCTCCTCTACCGGCTGCCGGACGAGGACCCCCGCAAGCCGATGGTGATGGCGTATCTGTGGCTGGGCGGTCTCCAGGAGACCCTCGTGACCACCCTTATGCCGTGA
- the clpS gene encoding ATP-dependent Clp protease adapter ClpS, with amino-acid sequence MGRVTSPAPVEIERTESAEEVFAVPEPDVPWVTIVHNDPVNLMSYVTYVFQTYFGYSKDKATKLMLDVHHKGRAVVSSGSREEMERDVQAMHGYGLWATLQQDRK; translated from the coding sequence ATGGGCCGTGTGACGTCACCCGCTCCCGTAGAGATCGAACGCACCGAGTCGGCGGAAGAGGTCTTCGCCGTCCCCGAGCCGGACGTCCCCTGGGTCACGATCGTCCACAACGACCCGGTCAACCTCATGAGCTACGTGACCTACGTCTTCCAGACGTACTTCGGCTACTCGAAGGACAAGGCCACGAAGCTGATGCTCGACGTCCACCACAAGGGCCGGGCGGTCGTCTCCAGCGGATCCCGCGAGGAGATGGAGCGCGATGTGCAGGCCATGCACGGCTACGGTCTGTGGGCCACGCTCCAGCAGGACCGGAAATGA